One stretch of Corallococcus soli DNA includes these proteins:
- a CDS encoding NUDIX hydrolase — translation MSQGSPRMELIDVIDLSGRVIGTAPRERIYREKLPHRIVHVMLERAGTVFLQRRSRHVTYLPGHLCTSAGGHVDAGEAPLDAALRELQEELGVPGPVEPVAEFVFDDGHHRRIFLYRSRSEAPFRFAEREVEGGLFCETTRLESLREEPCHPQLWPCLEQLYPDVLAAGRPVSGRSKA, via the coding sequence ATGAGCCAGGGTTCGCCCCGCATGGAGCTCATCGACGTCATCGACCTCTCGGGCCGTGTCATCGGGACCGCGCCCCGGGAGCGCATCTACCGGGAGAAGCTGCCCCACCGCATCGTCCACGTGATGCTCGAGCGCGCCGGCACCGTCTTCCTCCAGCGCCGCTCCCGGCACGTCACCTACCTGCCCGGGCACCTGTGCACGTCGGCGGGTGGGCACGTCGACGCGGGCGAGGCCCCGCTGGACGCGGCCCTGCGGGAGCTTCAGGAGGAGCTGGGCGTGCCCGGCCCCGTGGAGCCCGTCGCGGAGTTCGTCTTCGACGACGGACACCACCGCCGCATCTTCCTCTACCGCTCGCGCAGCGAAGCCCCCTTCCGCTTCGCGGAGCGGGAGGTGGAGGGCGGGCTGTTCTGTGAAACCACGCGGCTTGAGTCCCTGCGCGAAGAGCCCTGTCACCCGCAGTTGTGGCCCTGCCTGGAGCAGCTCTACCCGGACGTCCTGGCCGCTGGCCGGCCCGTTTCCGGGCGCTCGAAGGCGTGA
- a CDS encoding metallopeptidase family protein: MMKRTAKQGEAQGVDARLDQVADAFDATDFEAALSRAEAILKDVPESPEALHYRAAALVEVGRLEDAGRAYGAALKVAPEDLEILFGAAEFLVCRTGEDREAVEEGLEWCARGRKQAQKADDVELVYEFLLLEGMGLNQLGECEAALKSLDAALEHMPRSRDAQLERGIALFELCRFPPAQASFERVLKDAPDEAWAHHYLGLIAERHGDAREAKKRFTRAQALAPEELPPPVALEEAAFDRAVEDAMRALPAQVKQYMDNVTLAVEDLPSDEDLLGQQPPLSPCILGVFRGTPVGERSVTDAADHFPASIVLYQRNLERFARTREELIEQIGITVMHEVGHLMGLDEDDLWERGLD, encoded by the coding sequence ATGATGAAGCGCACGGCGAAGCAAGGGGAGGCGCAGGGCGTGGACGCGCGACTGGACCAGGTGGCGGACGCCTTCGACGCCACCGACTTCGAAGCCGCGCTTTCCCGGGCCGAGGCCATCCTCAAGGACGTCCCGGAGTCACCAGAAGCCCTGCACTACCGGGCTGCGGCGCTGGTGGAGGTGGGTCGGCTGGAGGACGCGGGCCGGGCCTACGGGGCCGCCCTGAAGGTCGCGCCCGAGGACCTGGAGATCCTCTTCGGCGCGGCCGAGTTCCTGGTCTGCCGCACGGGCGAGGACCGGGAGGCGGTGGAGGAGGGGCTGGAGTGGTGTGCCCGGGGCCGGAAGCAGGCGCAGAAGGCCGACGACGTGGAGCTCGTCTACGAGTTCCTCCTGCTGGAGGGCATGGGCCTGAACCAATTGGGCGAGTGCGAGGCGGCCCTCAAGAGCCTGGACGCGGCGCTGGAGCACATGCCGCGCTCGCGGGATGCGCAGCTGGAGCGGGGCATCGCGCTGTTCGAGCTGTGCCGCTTCCCGCCCGCGCAGGCGTCCTTCGAGCGGGTGTTGAAGGACGCGCCGGACGAGGCCTGGGCGCACCACTACCTGGGGCTCATCGCGGAGCGGCACGGGGATGCCCGCGAGGCGAAGAAGCGCTTCACGCGCGCGCAGGCGCTGGCGCCCGAGGAGCTCCCGCCGCCGGTGGCCCTGGAGGAGGCGGCCTTCGACCGCGCGGTGGAGGACGCCATGCGCGCCCTGCCCGCGCAGGTGAAGCAGTACATGGACAACGTCACGCTGGCGGTGGAGGACCTGCCGTCGGATGAGGACCTGCTGGGTCAGCAGCCGCCCCTGTCGCCGTGCATCCTGGGCGTGTTCCGGGGCACGCCGGTGGGAGAGCGCAGCGTGACGGACGCGGCGGATCACTTCCCGGCGTCCATCGTGCTGTACCAGCGGAACCTGGAGCGCTTCGCGCGCACCCGTGAGGAGCTGATCGAACAGATTGGCATCACGGTGATGCACGAGGTCGGACACCTGATGGGTCTGGACGAAGACGACCTGTGGGAGCGGGGCCTGGACTAG
- a CDS encoding radical SAM protein produces MSTRIRSRRESWGTIFYDNTLDEFSAEVHAGCTPTPESPIGVGWLVTAPCNLKCIHCYGNVEDLPSERLTTAQQLKVADEVIRAGVMRQILSGGEPLMRRDTLQVIDKLTDNGVATILGTNGTFLSSQAMKSVRRCTRVEISLDSMDERVNNEIRPSRNVKGNTYQETLRAISLCQDAGVSLRILTCLNRHNHQEVPALAQFLYERGIRDWAVSWTLSAGRAHHIYGELMPEDTTQVEDIVEKLRLKYPDMQIRLSDRTVNYSRYYCLIWPNGTLGTEEILTGKKLFFSSLITGTMRDGWTPEHYDLDAHFRKWIAGRVRTVEQPQELRSRVA; encoded by the coding sequence ATGTCCACGCGCATCCGATCCCGCAGGGAGAGCTGGGGCACGATCTTCTATGACAACACGTTGGACGAGTTCTCCGCGGAGGTGCACGCCGGCTGCACGCCCACGCCGGAGAGCCCCATCGGTGTTGGCTGGCTGGTGACGGCCCCCTGCAACCTCAAGTGCATCCACTGCTACGGCAACGTGGAGGACCTCCCGTCCGAGCGCCTCACCACCGCGCAGCAGCTCAAGGTCGCGGACGAGGTCATCCGCGCGGGCGTGATGCGGCAGATCCTCTCAGGGGGGGAGCCGCTGATGCGCCGGGACACCCTCCAGGTCATCGACAAGCTCACCGACAACGGGGTGGCCACCATCCTCGGGACGAACGGCACGTTCCTGTCCAGCCAGGCCATGAAGTCCGTGCGCCGGTGCACCCGCGTGGAGATCAGCCTGGACTCCATGGACGAGCGGGTGAACAACGAGATCCGCCCCAGCCGCAACGTCAAGGGCAATACCTATCAGGAGACCCTGCGGGCCATCAGCCTCTGCCAGGACGCGGGCGTCTCCCTGCGCATCCTCACATGCCTCAACCGTCACAACCACCAGGAGGTCCCCGCGCTCGCCCAGTTCCTCTACGAGCGCGGCATCCGGGACTGGGCCGTGTCGTGGACGCTCTCCGCGGGCCGGGCGCACCACATCTACGGTGAGCTCATGCCCGAGGACACGACCCAGGTCGAAGACATCGTGGAGAAGCTGCGGCTCAAGTACCCGGACATGCAGATCCGGCTCTCCGACCGCACCGTCAACTACAGCCGGTACTACTGCCTCATCTGGCCCAACGGCACGCTGGGCACCGAGGAGATCCTCACCGGCAAGAAGCTCTTCTTCAGCTCCCTCATCACCGGCACCATGCGCGACGGCTGGACGCCGGAGCACTACGACCTGGACGCCCACTTCCGCAAGTGGATCGCGGGCCGCGTGAGGACGGTGGAGCAGCCCCAGGAGTTGAGGTCCCGGGTGGCATGA
- a CDS encoding GMC family oxidoreductase N-terminal domain-containing protein — MRLCIIGSGVVGVVIARAALHLGHEVVMLEAGPRVPMRNWRRWLDFVTTGVRPYHACEDAQGDANQLAGADPAFDHFLLKGSRLMAVGGSTLHWSGWTPRLQPEDFELHSRTGKGLDWPFGYGELEPYYGQAEQLLNVTGPQITARGHPTPWRSTPYKWNSPPYPVETEPGRRALTELGITYDHVPMSRRGESSEGVGGPCMTFGTCRYCPMGARFDPTLLLPTLEAHPGFRLLSESPALALQMQAGKASGVVHKTPGGGTATVTADAFVVASGALESPKLLWRSGFDARKLPALGRYLTTHPMLKLDGRLAGPPRAGFTGREVPMPAFFSRHFDTPEHQAAGKMLFSEYPEELDLQAWAAKGLQPEYLASFAREPRFNLHGFIEEFPHPDNRILPGDDGGGRAVSVSYAAREGFRERWQWMTDTLMQVMKRTGCREQDVVVSGVIRRADHSVGTVRFGPNPETGVVDGRHLLHGTRNVFAVTNGNFPNNGAINPTLTLTALTLRFADQVLPTLTP; from the coding sequence ATGCGGCTGTGCATCATTGGAAGTGGCGTCGTCGGAGTGGTCATTGCCCGGGCGGCGCTCCACCTGGGGCATGAAGTGGTGATGCTGGAGGCCGGTCCCCGCGTGCCCATGCGGAACTGGCGCCGCTGGCTGGACTTCGTCACCACGGGCGTGCGGCCCTACCACGCCTGCGAGGACGCCCAGGGGGACGCCAACCAGCTTGCTGGCGCGGATCCCGCCTTCGACCACTTCCTGCTCAAGGGCAGCCGGCTGATGGCCGTGGGCGGCTCCACGCTGCACTGGAGCGGGTGGACGCCCCGGCTCCAGCCGGAGGACTTCGAGCTGCACTCCCGCACGGGCAAGGGGCTGGATTGGCCCTTCGGCTACGGGGAGCTGGAGCCGTACTACGGCCAGGCCGAGCAGCTGTTGAACGTCACCGGGCCCCAGATAACGGCGCGGGGCCACCCGACGCCGTGGCGCTCGACGCCCTACAAGTGGAACAGCCCGCCATACCCCGTGGAAACGGAGCCCGGGCGCCGCGCCCTGACCGAGCTGGGCATCACCTACGACCACGTCCCCATGTCGCGCCGGGGAGAGTCCAGCGAGGGCGTGGGCGGGCCGTGCATGACGTTCGGCACCTGCCGCTACTGCCCCATGGGGGCGCGCTTCGATCCCACGTTGCTGCTGCCCACGCTGGAGGCCCATCCGGGGTTCCGGCTCCTTTCGGAGAGCCCGGCCCTCGCGCTCCAGATGCAGGCGGGGAAGGCGAGCGGGGTGGTCCACAAGACGCCCGGCGGTGGGACCGCCACCGTCACCGCGGATGCGTTCGTGGTCGCGTCGGGAGCGCTGGAGTCCCCCAAGCTCTTGTGGCGCTCGGGCTTCGACGCGCGGAAGCTGCCCGCGCTGGGGCGCTACCTCACGACCCATCCCATGCTGAAGCTCGATGGCCGGCTGGCGGGCCCGCCGCGAGCGGGCTTCACCGGGCGCGAGGTGCCCATGCCGGCGTTCTTCTCACGCCACTTCGACACGCCGGAGCACCAGGCGGCCGGCAAGATGCTCTTCTCCGAGTACCCGGAGGAGCTGGACCTCCAGGCCTGGGCCGCCAAGGGCTTGCAGCCGGAGTACCTGGCGTCCTTCGCGCGGGAGCCCCGCTTCAACCTGCATGGCTTCATCGAGGAGTTCCCCCACCCGGACAACCGCATCCTCCCCGGCGACGACGGCGGCGGCCGCGCGGTGTCCGTGAGCTACGCCGCGCGCGAGGGCTTCCGTGAGCGCTGGCAGTGGATGACGGACACGCTGATGCAGGTGATGAAGCGCACGGGCTGCCGCGAGCAGGACGTGGTCGTCTCCGGCGTCATCCGGCGCGCGGACCACTCGGTGGGGACGGTGCGCTTCGGGCCGAACCCGGAGACGGGCGTGGTGGACGGCAGGCACCTGCTGCACGGCACGCGCAATGTGTTCGCCGTCACCAACGGCAACTTCCCCAACAACGGCGCCATCAACCCGACGCTGACGCTCACCGCGCTGACGCTGCGGTTCGCGGATCAGGTGCTGCCGACGCTCACGCCCTGA
- a CDS encoding sigma-70 family RNA polymerase sigma factor: MTRSSTPLASTFIAARGHAPGPLPEPERIEAALVTAVEHARSRWPGLTLEAEPFVAFVAERLSFDAPVLEALGATDTLDELYLAFGCLRHDRVALRLFEHTYLRDVGAFVSGVDRAPAFVDEVRQVLREKLFTAAAGSEPKIADFTGGGALGGWVRVAALRIALNLKRAQARAEAVAHEPMEAALGEDLGPELAHLRSRYREAFTEAVRASLGHLSDRDRTLLRLYHVEALSLEAVAALYRVHASTVSRWLSRAREQVAQATTRQLCERLGVGASSVDSIAALVVGQVELSLTRLLATGG; encoded by the coding sequence GTGACCCGCTCCTCCACACCCCTGGCGTCCACCTTCATCGCGGCGCGTGGACATGCGCCGGGTCCGCTTCCCGAGCCGGAGCGAATCGAAGCCGCGCTCGTCACGGCGGTGGAGCACGCGCGCTCGCGCTGGCCCGGCCTCACGCTCGAAGCGGAGCCGTTCGTCGCCTTCGTGGCGGAGCGGCTGTCCTTCGACGCCCCGGTGCTGGAGGCGCTGGGAGCCACGGACACACTCGATGAGCTGTATCTGGCCTTCGGGTGTCTGCGGCATGACCGCGTCGCGCTGCGCCTGTTTGAGCACACCTACCTCCGGGACGTGGGCGCGTTCGTCTCCGGCGTGGACCGCGCCCCCGCGTTCGTGGACGAAGTGCGCCAGGTGCTGCGCGAGAAGCTGTTCACGGCCGCCGCCGGCTCCGAGCCGAAGATCGCGGACTTCACGGGCGGCGGCGCGCTGGGCGGCTGGGTGCGGGTGGCGGCCCTGCGGATCGCCCTCAACCTCAAGCGCGCCCAGGCCCGCGCGGAGGCCGTGGCCCATGAGCCCATGGAGGCCGCGCTGGGTGAGGACCTGGGACCGGAGCTTGCCCACCTCCGCTCGCGCTACCGTGAGGCCTTCACGGAGGCCGTGCGTGCGTCCCTGGGACACCTGTCGGACCGGGACCGCACGTTGCTGCGGCTGTACCACGTGGAGGCGCTGTCACTGGAGGCGGTCGCGGCGCTCTACCGCGTGCACGCCTCCACCGTCTCACGGTGGCTCAGCCGCGCGCGCGAGCAGGTGGCCCAGGCCACCACCCGGCAGCTCTGCGAGCGCCTGGGGGTCGGCGCCTCGTCGGTGGACAGCATCGCCGCCCTGGTGGTGGGGCAGGTGGAGCTCAGCCTGACGCGCCTGCTGGCGACGGGGGGCTGA
- a CDS encoding response regulator produces MNILVVDDDYELCTMLSRYLEMHGYTVFSASDALQALDIMERHPVGLVITDYLMPHLDGIHFTEMLKADPRFQSISVLMMTASNDANISDRGLRKGVAITLQKPLDMGQLLNLVRFAE; encoded by the coding sequence GTGAACATCCTGGTCGTAGACGACGATTACGAGCTGTGCACCATGCTCTCTCGCTATCTGGAGATGCATGGCTACACCGTGTTCTCGGCGTCGGATGCCCTGCAGGCGCTGGACATCATGGAGCGGCACCCCGTGGGGCTGGTCATCACCGACTACCTGATGCCCCACCTGGACGGCATCCACTTCACGGAGATGCTCAAGGCGGACCCCCGCTTCCAGTCCATCTCCGTCCTGATGATGACGGCCAGCAACGACGCCAACATCTCCGACCGGGGCCTGCGCAAGGGTGTGGCCATCACCCTCCAGAAGCCCCTGGACATGGGGCAGCTGCTGAACCTCGTGCGCTTCGCCGAGTAG
- the groL gene encoding chaperonin GroEL (60 kDa chaperone family; promotes refolding of misfolded polypeptides especially under stressful conditions; forms two stacked rings of heptamers to form a barrel-shaped 14mer; ends can be capped by GroES; misfolded proteins enter the barrel where they are refolded when GroES binds), which yields MAAKEIFFHQNARDSILRGVRILADAVAVTLGPKGRNVVIEKSFGSPTITKDGVTVAKEIDLENRFENMGAQMVKEVASKTSDKAGDGTTTATVLARAIYEEGLKLVAAGHSPMDLKRGIDKAVEVVVAELKKMSKTTTDKQAIAQVGTISANGDETIGQTIADAMEKVGKEGVITVEEAKGLETTLDVVEGMQFDRGYVSPYFVTNRDRMEAVMDDPYILISEKKVSSMQDMIPVLEQVARSGKPLLIIADDIEGEALATLVVNKIRGVLNVAAVKAPGFGDRRKEMLKDIATLTGGMVVSEELGHKYENLTLTDLGRAKRITVDKDNTTIVDGSGQKADIEGRIKLIRTQIETVTSDYDREKLQERMAKLVGGVAVINVGAATEVEMKEKKARVEDALHATRAAVEEGIVPGGGVAYIRSLKALDGLKLGGEQDFGVEIIRKALTEPLRKIASNAGVEGAVVINKVKEGTGAFGFNARTETYEDLEKAGVIDPTKVERTALQNAASVASLLLTTEAMIAERPKKKSKGAVGGSGAGMPDYGGDDMDY from the coding sequence ATGGCAGCGAAGGAAATCTTCTTCCACCAGAACGCGCGTGATTCCATCCTGCGCGGCGTCAGAATCCTGGCCGATGCGGTCGCGGTGACGCTGGGGCCCAAGGGCCGCAACGTGGTCATCGAGAAGAGCTTCGGCTCGCCCACCATCACCAAGGACGGCGTCACCGTCGCCAAGGAGATCGATCTCGAGAACCGCTTCGAGAACATGGGCGCCCAGATGGTGAAGGAGGTCGCGTCCAAGACCTCCGACAAGGCGGGCGACGGCACCACGACGGCGACGGTGCTGGCGCGGGCCATCTATGAGGAGGGCCTGAAGCTGGTGGCCGCCGGCCACAGCCCCATGGACCTCAAGCGCGGCATCGACAAGGCCGTGGAGGTCGTGGTCGCCGAGCTGAAGAAGATGTCCAAGACGACCACGGACAAGCAGGCCATCGCGCAGGTGGGCACCATCTCCGCGAACGGTGACGAGACCATCGGCCAGACCATCGCGGACGCGATGGAGAAGGTCGGCAAGGAGGGCGTCATCACGGTCGAAGAGGCCAAGGGCCTGGAGACCACCCTGGACGTCGTCGAGGGCATGCAGTTCGACCGCGGGTACGTGTCTCCGTACTTCGTGACGAACCGCGATCGCATGGAGGCCGTCATGGACGACCCCTACATCCTCATCAGCGAGAAGAAGGTCTCGTCGATGCAGGACATGATCCCCGTGCTGGAGCAGGTCGCGCGCTCGGGCAAGCCGCTGCTCATCATCGCGGACGACATCGAGGGCGAGGCGCTGGCCACGCTCGTGGTGAACAAGATCCGCGGCGTGCTGAACGTGGCCGCGGTGAAGGCGCCGGGCTTCGGCGACCGCCGCAAGGAGATGCTCAAGGACATCGCCACGCTGACGGGCGGCATGGTGGTGAGCGAGGAGCTGGGTCACAAGTACGAGAACCTGACCCTCACGGACCTGGGCCGCGCCAAGCGCATCACGGTGGACAAGGACAACACCACCATCGTGGACGGCAGCGGGCAGAAGGCGGACATCGAGGGCCGCATCAAGCTCATCCGCACCCAGATTGAAACGGTCACCAGCGACTACGACCGCGAGAAGCTCCAGGAGCGGATGGCGAAGCTCGTGGGCGGCGTGGCGGTCATCAACGTCGGCGCGGCGACCGAAGTGGAGATGAAGGAGAAGAAGGCCCGCGTCGAGGACGCGCTGCACGCGACCCGCGCGGCCGTCGAAGAGGGCATCGTCCCCGGCGGCGGCGTGGCCTACATCCGCAGCCTCAAGGCGCTGGACGGCCTGAAGCTGGGCGGCGAGCAGGACTTCGGCGTGGAGATCATCCGCAAGGCCCTCACGGAGCCCCTGCGCAAGATCGCCAGCAACGCCGGCGTCGAGGGCGCGGTCGTCATCAACAAGGTCAAGGAAGGCACCGGCGCGTTCGGCTTCAACGCCCGCACGGAGACCTACGAGGACCTGGAGAAGGCGGGCGTCATCGACCCGACCAAGGTCGAGCGCACCGCGCTGCAGAACGCCGCGTCCGTGGCGTCCCTGCTGCTCACCACCGAGGCGATGATCGCCGAGCGCCCGAAGAAGAAGTCCAAGGGCGCCGTCGGTGGTTCCGGCGCCGGCATGCCGGACTACGGCGGCGACGACATGGACTACTGA
- a CDS encoding demethoxyubiquinone hydroxylase family protein encodes MPQTNPFHSLVPRKLTDSELARSIRLNIEAELDAINLYAAHLDATDNEEAKAILRHVMDEEREHAALFWQLIARLDPAQAQHDREASRKYHLITTGASHEEVEAVGEGGGGAAEADPELPKRLTVGSLRK; translated from the coding sequence ATGCCGCAGACGAACCCGTTCCACTCGCTGGTGCCCCGGAAGCTGACGGACTCCGAACTGGCCCGCTCCATCCGGCTCAACATCGAGGCGGAACTGGACGCCATCAACCTCTACGCCGCACACCTGGACGCGACGGACAACGAAGAGGCCAAGGCCATCCTGCGCCACGTCATGGACGAGGAGCGCGAGCACGCGGCCCTGTTCTGGCAGCTCATCGCCCGGTTGGATCCCGCGCAGGCCCAGCACGACCGCGAGGCGTCGCGGAAGTACCACCTCATCACCACCGGCGCGTCCCACGAGGAGGTGGAGGCGGTGGGCGAGGGCGGCGGCGGCGCCGCCGAAGCGGATCCGGAGCTGCCCAAGCGCCTCACCGTGGGCAGCCTGCGCAAGTAG
- the sinK gene encoding hybrid histidine protein kinase/response regulator SinK codes for METPSPLAQLLQALEAGDLPAARLAAVALQRANAHTHQVAAEVLHELRQPLLGAKAYAQLLAEEGGSSGPLKLLLAQVERMEQIVADFIRLASERPAPQQRQSLAAPIWAAAKVFSVNPDSARISLEVEAPEDLTILGNARLIEQLTLNLLNNARDAMAGRGRVKVRLAHEGASPALYVADWGPGIPEELRARIFEPYVTANKRGTGLGLAVCRRIAQEHHAQISLAPPSAMHEVPPPATVFRVLFPPTDAPLPQRKRLLVVDDEGIIRMVFKDLMDKECEVIEAATGEAALELLRSTPVDLIVTDKNLPGLSGLELAQHARRLNPTSRVILMTGYPSLVTTQQALQLGVVDYLLKPFDDIRQVRALLRQGLYAPPSAPAPVASPTARRVDVLEDNPATARQITEALALLGLEARIIAGSEVAAMDPPVGVVVSWDFAPAYGKKALELGRALSQGTPFVVLAEHLTMETALASLRAGAAACLPKLLSDTAALSRELGLAFKKPVPS; via the coding sequence ATGGAGACCCCCTCGCCGCTCGCGCAACTGCTCCAGGCCCTGGAAGCAGGGGACCTGCCCGCGGCACGACTCGCGGCGGTGGCCCTGCAGCGCGCCAACGCGCACACCCACCAGGTCGCCGCCGAGGTCCTCCATGAGCTGCGCCAGCCCCTGCTGGGCGCGAAGGCGTACGCCCAGCTGCTCGCCGAGGAAGGGGGCTCCAGTGGCCCCCTGAAGCTGCTGCTCGCGCAGGTGGAACGGATGGAGCAGATCGTCGCCGACTTCATCCGCCTGGCCAGCGAGCGGCCGGCCCCGCAGCAGCGCCAGTCCCTGGCCGCGCCCATCTGGGCCGCGGCGAAGGTGTTCAGCGTCAACCCGGACTCGGCCCGCATCTCTCTGGAGGTGGAGGCGCCCGAGGACCTCACCATCCTGGGCAACGCGCGGCTCATCGAACAGCTCACGCTCAACCTGCTCAACAACGCGCGTGACGCCATGGCCGGCCGGGGCCGGGTGAAGGTGCGGCTCGCGCACGAGGGCGCCTCGCCCGCGCTGTACGTGGCGGACTGGGGCCCGGGCATCCCCGAGGAGCTGCGCGCGCGCATCTTCGAGCCCTACGTCACCGCCAACAAGCGCGGCACCGGCCTGGGGCTCGCCGTCTGTCGGCGCATCGCGCAGGAGCACCACGCGCAGATCTCGCTCGCGCCCCCGTCGGCGATGCACGAGGTGCCGCCCCCGGCCACGGTGTTCCGCGTGCTCTTTCCACCCACGGACGCGCCGCTGCCGCAGCGCAAGCGCCTGCTGGTGGTGGACGACGAGGGCATCATCCGGATGGTCTTCAAGGACCTGATGGACAAGGAGTGCGAAGTCATTGAAGCGGCCACGGGCGAGGCCGCGCTGGAGCTGCTGCGCTCCACCCCGGTGGACCTCATCGTCACGGACAAGAACCTGCCGGGCCTGTCCGGCCTGGAGCTGGCCCAGCACGCGCGGCGGCTCAATCCCACCTCGCGCGTGATTTTGATGACGGGCTACCCCTCGCTGGTGACGACGCAGCAGGCGCTGCAACTGGGCGTGGTGGACTACCTGCTCAAGCCCTTCGACGACATCCGCCAGGTGCGAGCGCTGCTGCGCCAGGGGCTGTACGCGCCCCCGTCCGCGCCCGCCCCCGTCGCCAGCCCCACGGCGCGACGGGTGGACGTGCTGGAGGACAACCCGGCCACCGCGCGGCAGATTACGGAAGCCCTGGCCCTGCTGGGGTTGGAGGCGCGCATCATCGCCGGCTCCGAGGTGGCCGCGATGGATCCGCCCGTGGGCGTGGTGGTGTCGTGGGACTTCGCGCCGGCGTACGGAAAGAAGGCGCTAGAGCTGGGCCGCGCGCTGAGCCAGGGCACGCCCTTCGTGGTGCTCGCCGAACACCTCACGATGGAGACCGCGCTGGCGTCGCTGCGCGCCGGGGCCGCCGCGTGCCTGCCCAAGCTGCTCTCCGACACCGCCGCGCTCAGCCGGGAGCTGGGGCTCGCGTTCAAGAAGCCCGTGCCCTCCTGA
- a CDS encoding C45 family autoproteolytic acyltransferase/hydolase, with product MARVSNGATLPYLQAKGGHADVGAAIGHAFRGAIQETVRSALLQLHQDGLGEDALHERMAPAIDAAERWTPRLVTELRARADAAQVSFDALAYLSAGGLPPERPDRHGCTSLASRTAGGGVLLGHNEDALVPNPQELFVLDAAVTPPGAGEHRFLALCYVQALPGCSAAMNHHGLALLMDWLPDPDARIGLPFDYLSRALLELPSIEAALDFLERTPRGGGGNCLLAHGDRIVNVELTSTRMAVVDASDLGFHAHTNHFLDPRLATLAGEPQADSLPRLARARELGGRDLTPATLKALLSDRRNAPDSICRERTLGAFLAHTTQGFVEVCWGEPASATWTRHTLFLPTREIPSP from the coding sequence ATGGCCAGGGTTTCCAACGGGGCGACGCTGCCCTACCTCCAGGCGAAGGGCGGACACGCGGACGTGGGCGCGGCGATCGGCCATGCCTTTCGCGGTGCCATCCAGGAGACGGTCCGCTCGGCGCTGCTCCAACTCCACCAGGACGGATTGGGCGAGGACGCGCTCCACGAACGCATGGCCCCCGCCATCGACGCCGCGGAGCGCTGGACGCCGCGGCTGGTGACGGAGCTGCGCGCGCGGGCGGACGCGGCCCAGGTGTCCTTCGACGCCCTGGCGTACCTGAGCGCCGGAGGACTTCCGCCGGAGCGTCCGGACCGGCATGGCTGCACGAGCCTCGCGTCCCGGACGGCCGGGGGCGGAGTGCTGCTGGGTCACAACGAGGACGCGCTGGTCCCCAACCCCCAGGAGCTCTTCGTCCTGGACGCGGCGGTGACGCCGCCGGGCGCCGGGGAGCACCGCTTCCTCGCGCTCTGTTACGTGCAGGCCCTCCCCGGCTGCTCCGCCGCGATGAACCACCATGGGCTGGCGCTGCTCATGGACTGGCTGCCGGATCCGGACGCCCGCATCGGCCTTCCCTTCGACTACCTGTCACGCGCCCTGCTGGAGCTGCCCTCTATCGAGGCCGCGCTGGACTTCCTGGAGCGGACGCCCCGGGGCGGCGGCGGCAACTGCCTGCTGGCGCACGGGGACCGCATCGTCAACGTGGAGCTGACGTCCACGCGCATGGCCGTGGTCGACGCCAGCGACCTGGGCTTCCACGCGCACACCAACCACTTCCTGGATCCCCGGCTCGCGACGCTCGCGGGGGAGCCCCAGGCGGACTCGCTGCCGCGCCTGGCCCGCGCCCGGGAGCTGGGCGGCCGCGACCTGACACCCGCCACGCTCAAGGCCCTGCTGTCGGACCGGCGGAACGCCCCGGACAGCATCTGCCGCGAGCGCACCCTTGGCGCGTTCCTGGCCCACACGACCCAGGGCTTCGTGGAGGTGTGCTGGGGCGAGCCGGCCTCCGCGACCTGGACCCGTCACACCCTGTTCCTGCCCACCCGGGAGATCCCATCCCCGTGA